A region of Emys orbicularis isolate rEmyOrb1 chromosome 20, rEmyOrb1.hap1, whole genome shotgun sequence DNA encodes the following proteins:
- the LOC135892797 gene encoding toll-like receptor 2: protein MRPLAGMCIALCVVIVGLADGADPCLVTTDNKVAMCKGQNLNRVPQHLPRTLLRLDLSYNRLKEIAAGDFSALTQLQSLDLGYNNISRISADAFASNVLLEELSLFNNSLRRIPSPALKPLRKLRRLEMSNNLYLRSTLDEVFSALRNLQEFSMGGSLIQTVGKWDFLPLKNIALQKFALKTASSLLEYQNGAFSVLNTTALWCDIALDKNPKALPMILRDLRGKSLQYLRFRNLFEFTYYTESADLFSGLAEVQASKLVFYRGKFNVNLLRLALLNIQKSRIRDLSLMSIDFARSSQWNRSEAGITNLTLDSLLLQDISNPDILRFDWTFTWFSGVANLSILNVNFNFVPCDTWDEMRNVVTLDVSNNRLKDAYIYNQGCNYQDVLPKLERFLMAKNELTSLGIVAKLTANWPRLTHINASHNHIGGLKETACQWNPGLVWLALDHNTVTMEIFKCLPITLHYLDLSYSELDRLEMSYFVRCQDLQELKLSGNKIKFIPSEWSCPSLRILAMDGNSFGVISKGSFVNMPELTSLKAGNNPYHCTCDLYGFLQETRRKGKLTLLDWPEGWTCYHPESLLDMGVAAYTPGLTECDVRVVVAISVSVTAAVIIATMVLCWRFDVLWYLQATYRIVRSKYRARHAQPARAYAYHAFISYSCSDADWVRQELLQRLESSSPPYRICIHERDFTPGKWIIDNIIENIESSYKVIFVLSRSFVDSEWCNYELYFAHQRAVGLGYEDVILVVKEAIDPQSLPNKFCKLRKMLSTKTYLEWPSEPSRQPFFWIQLRNVLGKPGAAEPGHDRVSLASVELGSDEVVSSPAEKETAIDAVASTAS, encoded by the coding sequence ATGCGCCCACTAGCTGGGATGTGCATAGCTTTGTGCGTGGTGATCGTGGGACTGGCAGACGGGGCCGACCCATGTCTTGTCACCACCGACAACAAAGTCGCCATGTGCAAAGGTCAGAACCTGAACCGCGTTCCCCAGCACCTTCCCCGCACCCTGCTCAGACTGGATCTCTCGTATAACAGGCTCAAAGAGATCGCCGCAGGGGACTTCTCAGCGTTGACCCAGCTGCAGAGCTTGGACCTGGGCTACAACAACATCTCGCGCATCTCGGCAGATGCCTTCGCCTCCAACGTCCTGCTGGAGGAACTCAGCCTGTTCAACAACTCCCTGCGCCGGATCCCCTCGCCGGCCCTGAAGCCTCTGAGGAAACTGAGGCGGCTGGAGATGTCCAACAACTTGTACCTCCGCTCAACTCTGGATGAGGTCTTCAGCGCTCTGAGGAACCTGCAGGAGTTCTCCATGGGGGGGTCTCTGATCCAGACGGTCGGCAAGTGGGACTTCCTCCCGCTGAAGAATATAGCCTTGCAGAAGTTTGCCCTGAAGACAGCGTCCAGCCTACTGGAGTATCAAAACGGGGCATTCTCGGTGCTCAACACCACAGCCCTGTGGTGTGACATAGCCCTGGACAAGAATCCCAAGGCCTTACCCATGATTCTGCGGGACCTGAGGGGTAAGTCGCTGCAGTACCTCCGCTTCCGCAACCTCTTTGAGTTCACCTACTACACTGAGTCCGCAGATCTCTTCTCCGGCTTGGCCGAGGTGCAAGCCAGCAAACTGGTCTTCTACCGGGGGAAGTTCAACGTGAACCTGCTACGCCTGGCCCTGCTGAACATCCAGAAGTCCCGCATCCGCGACCTCTCCCTGATGTCCATTGACTTCGCCCGCTCTTCCCAGTGGAACCGCTCGGAAGCGGGCATCACCAACCTGACCCTGGACAGCTTGTTGCTGCAGGACATCAGCAACCCCGATATCCTGCGTTTCGACTGGACCTTCACCTGGTTCAGCGGCGTGGCCAACCTCTCCATTCTCAACGTCAACTTCAACTTCGTGCCCTGCGACACCTGGGACGAGATGCGCAACGTGGTGACCCTGGACGTCTCCAACAACCGGCTGAAGGACGCCTACATCTACAACCAGGGCTGCAACTACCAGGACGTCCTGCCCAAACTGGAGCGGTTCCTCATGGCCAAAAACGAGTTGACCAGCCTGGGCATAGTGGCTAAGCTCACGGCCAATTGGCCTCGCCTGACCCATATCAACGCCAGCCACAACCACATCGGGGGCCTGAAGGAGACGGCGTGCCAGTGGAATCCCGGCCTGGTCTGGCTGGCCCTGGACCACAACACTGTCACCATGGAGATCTTCAAGTGCCTCCCCATCACCCTTCACTACCTGGACCTCTCCTACTCCGAGCTGGACCGGCTGGAGATGAGCTACTTTGTCCGCTGCCAAGACCTCCAGGAGCTGAAGCTTAGTGGGAACAAGATCAAGTTCATTCCCTCAGAGTGGAGCTGCCCCAGCCTGCGAATACTGGCCATGGACGGCAACTCCTTTGGTGTCATCAGCAAGGGCTCCTTCGTCAACATGCCAGAGCTGACCAGCCTCAAGGCCGGGAACAACCCCTACCACTGCACCTGCGACCTCTACGGCTTCCTGCAGGAGACTCGGAGGAAGGGTAAGCTAACcctgctggactggcccgaggGCTGGACGTGCTACCACCCGGAGTCCCTGCTGGACATGGGCGTGGCTGCCTACACCCCGGGGCTGACGGAGTGCGACGTGAGGGTGGTGGTGGCCATCTCTGTCTCCGTCACGGCCGCTGTGATCATTGCAACCATGGTGCTGTGCTGGAGGTTCGACGTGCTGTGGTATCTGCAGGCCACCTACCGCATCGTCCGGTCGAAGTACCGCGCCCGCCACGCTCAGCCCGCTCGGGCCTACGCCTACCACGCCTTCATCTCCTACAGCTGCTCAGACGCCGATTGGGTGAGGCAGGAGCTGCTCCAGCGGCTGGAGAGCTCCAGCCCCCCGTACCGCATCTGCATCCACGAGAGGGACTTCACGCCGGGCAAGTGGATCATCGACAACATCATCGAGAACATCGAGAGCAGCTACAAGGTCATCTTCGTCCTCTCCCGCAGCTTCGTCGACAGCGAGTGGTGCAACTACGAGCTCTACTTCGCCCACCAGCGGGCCGTCGGGCTGGGCTACGAGGACGTCATCCTCGTGGTGAAGGAGGCCATCGATCCCCAGAGCCTGCCCAACAAGTTCTGCAAGCTCCGGAAGATGCTGAGCACCAAAACCTACTTGGAATGGCCTTCGGAGCCCAGCCGGCAGCCTTTCTTCTGGATACAGCTCAGGAACGTGCTGGGGAAACCGGGAGCAGCCGAGCCCGGCCACGATCGGGTCTCGCTGGCCAGCGTGGAGTTGGGCTCAGATGAGGTGGTGAGTAGTCCGGCTGAAAAGGAAACTGCCATCGACGCCGTGGCTAGCACTGCGAGTTAG